One Pelmatolapia mariae isolate MD_Pm_ZW linkage group LG1, Pm_UMD_F_2, whole genome shotgun sequence genomic window, CAAATACCATTTTAACTTTGACCCTTACCTTTGTCATCATGACAGCTATAGCTGTAAACAGCCACTGGTGAATGAGTGATCAGGTTCTCATCGTGGTGCCACCCTACTGCCATTTTCCCCATGCCATAGTACGGCTCCTCTTTGAGTTGGCTCATTGCGGCTGGGTCCATGTAATTGAGTAAGGTGACATTGAACTTTACTGGACCGCTGCATACCTGTGGAGGACTAGGCTGAGAACAGCCCTGGCCACTCTCGTGCTCCTCTTTGTCCTGAATGTGGTAATCTGATAGGCTGTGCTTTAGTTCGGCCACAGGTTTCTCCTGGGCCTTTAGTCCCACAGGTTCAGTCTCTGTGCCACCACTGGCCTTCACTCCCCAGTCAGGACATTTTCCTTCAGCATGCTCTGAAGCTGCTGCAAAACTGGTTTCACCTGGCTTTACTTGGGAAGACTCTCCCTCCTCGGTGCTGTGTTTGAACTCAGTCTCCCACTCCCCTtcctgtttagacccagagcagcCTTCCTCACTGTGTTTTGACTCAATGTCCCACTCTTCGCTGTGCTTGGATTCTGTGTCCCCCTCCTCACTCTGCCTGGACTCTGAGTCCCCTCCTTCACTATTTTTAGAGTCTTCACTGTGTTTAGACTCTGTGTCCCCCTCTTCACCTTGTTTGGCTTCTGCCTCTCCCTTCGCCCATTGTGTTAGCCTGTCTCCTTCTTTCAGCTGAGACACATCAGTGCAGAAAAAGGTGTTAAGTTCCCACAATGCCTTGCAGGCAGCTCTCAGATCTGGGTCACAACAGTTTTGTCCTTTGACATCTATGTCCTCACTGTGCCAGGGGATGGCAAAGAGCCGTGTGTCCAGATAGCGATATGTATGGCCCGGTTCGCCCAGCAGGGCACGTGACACAGCGGTGAACACATCTCGGTCACGAACACGAACCAGATCCTTCAGGAGGCATCCCTTCCTTCTGAGGGTGAGCAGAGCTGCCTGCACCCGGCTATGGAGCTCAGCAGGCAGTGAGCATGATTTCCTTAGCACGAGACCAGAGTAACTGGTGTCCCACTAGGAAACACAATTCAGTGTTGTCATAACATGCTGACCATGACATGCAGAAACATACGACATAAAAATAGAATTATATTTCAAGCATGTttgtctgagaaaaaaaaataactttgagAGCAGCAGTTAGAAGACATGTTTTTGCAGTCCTGTTAAAGTTAAGGTCTAAATATCATTAACAGTATCTAGAAGTAGGCCTTACCAGCTGCTGAAAACCTCGATCTGAGGGTGCCAGAAAGGGGATCTTCTGGTCTCCCAACTCCTGCAGTAGCCTCCGcctctgtaaaaaaacaacacagtaaAACAGACTGATAAGTAGCTGCAAGTATGGTTGCctcattttgttttgctgtcatttttatatttaatgtctAAGCAGCCTGAACCTTCAAATATACTCAGCATACAGCTTTTCTGAGACAGTTTGCACGTCGTTTGAGGACAAAAatttacacaaataaaataagtgATAACCACATAAAACTAAAAACTATAAATCAGCAAATCTAACTAATCCATCATGAAGATATACAGTATAAGGTAATAGAAAAACCAAAATCTAATCATGATCATATCAAACTGAACCACAAGCTATGCAGCCCATTTTAATTAATGCATTTGAACAAATGATCCTTTCAAAACTGGCTGAGGTATGACCGGTCACCGGTTATTTTCATTGACTTCTCACATTTTTATGATTTTGCGAAGGCTGCCGGTGGGTTCCTCACAACCTTATAAAAGATGTCCTGCACCATACAGAGCTCCTCCAATAAAACAGTCAGCTCGGAGGATGGATCAAAGTACCTTTCATTGGGCCACATTCCATTCTGACCTGTAAATCCAATGGCAACtagtataaaaaatatatacccAAATAAATTTCACAACAGTCTCCCCAACCTGCCTCTTCTTCTGCTTCCATATGCGCTTGTTTGAAGGTATGTGTACCTGCATGCGTGCACAGTACATCATCATTCATTCCCCACAGGTGCAtccatgtacacacacacacacacacacacacgcacacacgcacacacacacacacacacacagagtcactaTATGGCTTCTCTGCAGCAGGAAG contains:
- the fto gene encoding alpha-ketoglutarate-dependent dioxygenase FTO isoform X1, translating into MQFIRALQRPTSPLMKARQCKHNSRNMKRSGDSEGEKRRKRRRLLQELGDQKIPFLAPSDRGFQQLWDTSYSGLVLRKSCSLPAELHSRVQAALLTLRRKGCLLKDLVRVRDRDVFTAVSRALLGEPGHTYRYLDTRLFAIPWHSEDIDVKGQNCCDPDLRAACKALWELNTFFCTDVSQLKEGDRLTQWAKGEAEAKQGEEGDTESKHSEDSKNSEGGDSESRQSEEGDTESKHSEEWDIESKHSEEGCSGSKQEGEWETEFKHSTEEGESSQVKPGETSFAAASEHAEGKCPDWGVKASGGTETEPVGLKAQEKPVAELKHSLSDYHIQDKEEHESGQGCSQPSPPQVCSGPVKFNVTLLNYMDPAAMSQLKEEPYYGMGKMAVGWHHDENLITHSPVAVYSYSCHDDKGESSEGSSSDKACWRIGLKVAWDIHTPGLMLPLESGDCYYMRDDLNSTHQHCVLAGDTARFSSTHRVAECSSGTLTYIQSRCQEALSNLHTDPDTGSHRLVALLPATLQDCEEIHNEVEFEWLRQYWFQGQRYARFCSWWTRPMEQLEKDWKLMETMTMLFLAAVEEEGQAEEGRREMAEILLSALTDRHQQRQTWRDRNKSSGGWDCPLLFIGGNDGEELAGSVDLLILSSGFVPYLLWGWRKGGATQVWPRHCPLRRPQWTGPSGVWMTPACLCPLIWLTSLTEWSHCSGGCKDG
- the fto gene encoding alpha-ketoglutarate-dependent dioxygenase FTO isoform X2; the encoded protein is MQFIRALQRPTSPLMKARQCKHNSRNMKRSGDSEGEKRRKRRRLLQELGDQKIPFLAPSDRGFQQLWDTSYSGLVLRKSCSLPAELHSRVQAALLTLRRKGCLLKDLVRVRDRDVFTAVSRALLGEPGHTYRYLDTRLFAIPWHSEDIDVKGQNCCDPDLRAACKALWELNTFFCTDVSQLKEGDRLTQWAKGEAEAKQGEEGDTESKHSEDSKNSEGGDSESRQSEEGDTESKHSEEWDIESKHSEEGCSGSKQEGEWETEFKHSTEEGESSQVKPGETSFAAASEHAEGKCPDWGVKASGGTETEPVGLKAQEKPVAELKHSLSDYHIQDKEEHESGQGCSQPSPPQVCSGPVKFNVTLLNYMDPAAMSQLKEEPYYGMGKMAVGWHHDENLITHSPVAVYSYSCHDDKGESSEGSSSDKACWRIGLKVAWDIHTPGLMLPLESGDCYYMRDDLNSTHQHCVLAGDTARFSSTHRVAECSSGTLTYIQSRCQEALSNLHTDPDTGSHRLVALLPATLQDCEEIHNEVEFEWLRQYWFQGQRYARFCSWWTRPMEQLEKDWKLMETMTMLFLAAVEEEGQAEEGRREMAEILLSALTDRHQQRQTWRDRCHSSLAQTLPPEEAPVDRPFWGVDDPSMPLPFDLADIINRVESLLWRM